The nucleotide window GCTCAATCCCCCGATCCTCCCTGGCGGCTAGCTCGGCCCCGTTTCGCACGATCTGATGGTAAGGCTGTACCCGGGCAGTCGCAAGAACAAATCCCGATGATTCTGGGGCACCAGCCAGTACCACACCGACTCACCTAGGCTATGCTGGTAGCGGAGATGGTTTCTCATAGCAATGAAGACCATCTCCCTTTTCTTCACTCCATTTCAAGGTAGCAAACCACGTTATCCACTATAATGAGCCCTAACAAGAGCCTTGCAAAGCGGTAGGCAGCGGGGTAGGAGGCTTTATGTTACAGGTTCTGCTGGTTCTGGGTTTACTTTTGATGCTCTACAACACATACACCGGCTATGTGATGCGGGGCAAAGCACCCGGTGGCATCATTGGTGAGCGACTAACCCAACTCAACTTGTTTATTTTGCTTTTTGCTTTGGGCTATTTGGTAGTGGGGATCCTGACCTGGAGCCAACCGGTTGACACCCTATTGATCATCATAGGCTTGATCTTTTTGTTCGGTGCAATTTTTGTTTTTTTGGTTTTAAGGCTGGTGCAAGCAGTGCTGGCAGCGCTCGAGGGCTAATGCAAATCTACCGGCGCACCGCAAAACCACTCGCCGTACTTCTCGGCCGGGAGGAGCGCCTGATTTATTCTTTATGCCAAGAGGAGATAAGCGATGTGGTTCTGGCCCAGCGCACCAACCTTGCGCTGGATGTTCTGGAAAAGATTCTTGCCTCACTGCTCGAGCTGGGCTTGATTGAAACCGTGGTATCCACAAAGAATTTACCAAGTGAAAATTTGCAATCTGAGCCCAAGACGGCATTGCAGGAACGGCTGGCTGCTACAAAAGCCAAGCTGACTGAGATTCTCGAGGCCGAACTGGGCACCCACGCAAAAAAGTACCTGCCTGAAATAGAAAGCAAGAAAAGCCTGGCAGAGCTTGAGGAATGGAGCTACAAACTGGTACTGAAACTCAAGCTAACCATCAGCCAAAAAGCAGCAGCCACATTGGAAGCCCGCCTTAAGTCTTTGTTCAGCTAGTGGTCTGGTAACTTAATTTCCGGGACTTCTTGCGGCATTGTGAACGCCCAGGGTTGCAATGTGCGGCTCGTTCCGAAGAGGGTAGCATTTAAAAACCGTGGCAGCACCACTCAAACCCGTGGAAGCCATTCCACCAACAGTTCACGCCCAAAAGCTTGCTGGAACAACCTGGCCTGTTGGCGCGCTTCGGACATCTCCACCCAGGGCTCTTCCGAGGCCAGCAGGGTCAGACGCACCTCCTTAGGACCGAGGTCTACCTCCAGACCCTCGACCCACCCAGCCCGGCTGCGCTCGAGGTACTCGCTAATCCGCAAGAGCGTTGCCAGGCGCAGCAAGCGCCTGTTGTTGCCCTCCTGCAATACCGAGCGATACACCCCGGGCCGGGGCTCGCCCTTGCGGTGGTAGCGTACCAAGAACGAGGATGTAGCTCTGGCAGTCCCTGCGCTTGCATAAATTCAATTGCCGATACCCCCGAGAAAGATTAAGGAGTGGGCAAATGAACNACCAATCGAGACGACGCTGGGCTCTAAGAATTTGCCGTGCAGTAGCCCCTTAGTCGAGAGTCTCCTCGGGTGCCGGAGCTCTCATCATTTGCTCAATTTCACCTTTAGGTCGTCGCGCCACATACGATCACTCCGGCCCACTTTATGCCACTTAGCACCCGCCTAAATCCGCGTACTGTCGGAATTCCGCTCGCCTCCGGTTTTTGCATCAGTGCAAATCGCAATTTCACCTATAGGCCGTAGCACTACACATACAACACTTGACAAGGGCAGTACCCCCAGACTGGCCGTGCTGGAAAGGGTCAGGTTGCTGCCGCTGCTCTCGCGCAGGGTATACCCCTAGCGGCACCAGGGCGGGAAAACCAAAACTGCGACAAGGGGTCTCCCGCAGGAGTTGCTGGGCTGCGTGGCTCTTGCCGATGCCCGGCTCGCCCCACAGGGCCAGGGCCAGTCCAGCTCGCTTGAGTACCACACCCTTGAGACGTGGCCGCAGTAGGTCTACCGGCTCTACCCTGGTTTCCGTACTTTCCCGTCTAATCATGATGTGAACCACAGCCTAGCGGAGCCCACGTTATATCCGCGTTACGCTCCGATGCAGAAGCAAAAAAGCCCTTTGCTCCTGCAAAGGGCTCGTTGAAGTGAAGGTTGGCCATCGGCTAGAAGCTCACCCGCACGTCCTTGCTGCCTGCATCGCCATACTCGCCCACCCGCAGCACCAAGGCCTTGACCTCGGTTCCCTTGGGCACCGAGAACACCACCGCAAAGTTCAGGGCTGCCCCCGGCAGCAGGGTGAAGCCGCCGCCGGTGTTGGTGCCACTGGGGCTGTCGTAGGCGATGGGGGGGAACGAGCGCCCATCGGCCCCGGCCAGGGCGGTGTTGCCGGGGTTGTTGGCGCTCAGCGAGGGAGCCACGGTGCCCGACTGCTTGGCATTTTTGAGCACCCCGGTCACCACCACCAGCTCTTCCTCGGGGCTGCGGGGCTGGATGGTCAGGTTGTTCTTGTCGAAGCGGGTGGTGTAGCTTTCCATCCGCTCCACCTTCTGCACCTGCACCCTAAAGAGCCCGGTCAGAATCTGATCTCCCACCTTGCCCTGAAACTGCCCCGCTAGTTGATTGGCTCCGCCTGCAGCGCGAATCTCGTAGCCGCCCGGCACCTTGACCACCGTCTGGCCCAAGGCCTTGGCCACGTCGGCCAGTGGCACATAGGCGGTGCCCTGTACCACGATCACCCGCGTGGAGGCCACCTGCCCGTTCAGGATGAGCCGCTGGGCACTCTGGGCCAGCGCCAACAGCGAGAAGCCCAGCGCCAGTGCCAGGATTGCTTTCCAAAGCTGGTTCATGTTTTCCTCCTACCTAAACTTCTGCACCCGCTCAATGACCGCCAGGGCCCACTTGCGGTAGCTCTCGGGGTCGTTCACACTGCTGTTGGTGAGCAAGAAGGCATACTCGCGGTAGCGGAAGGCCAGGCTAAAGGGCCCGCTCTGGTCGCCGCGAAACAACCCAGCCTCGTCGCCCACCGAGAGGCCCACCCAGCTTGGGGCCCCCTTTCGGATCTCACCCAGCCAGTGCTTGGCCCCTTCGGGGCTGCTGCGAAAGTATTGCAGTTGGGTAACCCCACCGGATGACAGGCTCTGAATGCAGTAGGACATGGGCTGTACCGAGCCGATGGACTGCGCCATGGCCTGGGCCAACGCTTGGCCGCCGCTGCCGCTCATGGGCTTGCCATCCTGCAGGAGACCTTCGTTGCTCATCACAAAGCCCAGCGAGCCCAGGGCGTTGGGGGTGTTGTCGGGGTTGAAGATGCCCATCAGGTAGCAGGGGTGGGGGGCTTTCTGGGCCAGGGCAAAGCCCAGCAGCACGGCTATAAACCAGCATCTACGCATGATTAACCTCCCTTACCTATGGCCCGCCCACGCCCAGTTGCAGGTTGTAGGGCACCAGCGGCAGGCGCACCGAGCCATCGGCAAACTCACCCGTGCGCAGCACCTCCAGCGCATACTCGCCTGCGGGCAGGCTGCTCAGGTCTATACGCTCGCCTGTAGGCCCACCCCCGGGGGTGCTGAAGGGCTGGCCCTCGGCTACCTTGTTGCCGTTCAAGTTGTAAAGGTTGAGGTGAAGGCCCTCGCCCCCGAGCTGAATGTTGCGGATGTCCACGTTGCGCTCGAAGAGGAAGCCCTCTTTTACCCCTTTGAGGAAGCGGTCGCCGGGGTCGCCGGGGTTGATCCACCACAGCTTGAGCGAGCCAAAGATGGTGATCAGGGGGGGTATGGGAGGGCTGAATGCGCCCAACCCAAAGGCGTATTTGCCCACCTCGCCCGCGCTGGCCGAGACCTTGACGGTATAGGTCGCGGTGCCGGCCGGGAAGGTATAGACCGGCAGGCTGCTGCAATCCGGGCCGGTGGAGCCCTCAAACACCTCGTTGTTGCCCCCGTCGAAGATGCGCACCGTGAGCGGGATGTCGGTGGAGAGGATGTTGAAGATAAAAGGCTTGGAGCTGCTGGCGGTGGCGGTGAAGCTGTAGTAGTCCACGTCGCTGCTGGTGTGCAGGGTGGCGCTGTAGCTGCCCTGGCCTACATTGCGGGCGGTATTGCCGGTCTCGTTGGGCTCCAGGGCATCGGGGTCGAGTGAAAAAGGCACTTGCGAGAAGGAGAAGTGATAGGGCAGCCGGGCCAGCGCCGAGAGGGTCAGCAGCGAGTTTCCTGGTGGGACATCCACAATCACATTGCGCCCGTTGGCCTCGATTTTGTCGCTGATGAGCTCTGTGTCGCCACAGCCCGACTCCTTCACCAGCCCATTGCCCAGCCCCAGCTTGCCTAGCCCGTCGGGGTAGTTGAAGATGAAGTTGACCCGGCTGTAGCCAGGAGCGTTCACCCGGTATACGTCCTGGTCGGCCCCATTGTGCAGGCTAAGGTCGTAGGTGGTGCCGGGGGTGGGGGTGCTGGCCTGGGCGGGGGTGTTGTTGGGCTCGAGCCGATCCGGATTCAAGAAATTTCCTGCCGCCTGGAGCACCGCCGCAAAGGCGTTTACGTAGTAGTTCACCTTGGGGTCAGGCGAGTTGTTGTAACCGGTCTGTTGCAGGATGTTCTTGACCTGGTCGGAGGTGAGGGCAGGGTTGTAGGCCCGCATCATGGCCGCGATTCCGGCGATAAAGGGGGCAGAGGCGCTGGTGCCGCCGAAGGTGGTGAGAAAAAGAGGGCCATTGGTGTCATCCCGGTAGACCGCATGGATGTTGGTGGGAGCCCAGATGTCCACGAAGGGGCCAAAGTTGGAATAGCCGATGGCGCTGTTGCTGTTATTTGCCAGTGCCCCCACGCAGATCACCCCGTCCAGTTTGCAGGGAACTGCATTGGCATTCTTTCCATTGTTCCCAGCCGAAGCCACCAGCACCCGTCCCGCAGCCAGGGCATCTTCAAAGGCGTTGTAGAACCCGGTCACCTCGTATGCCACATTGGCAAAGTCACACCACGGGTCTACGTTGCATATTCCAAAGCTCATCGAAATTACATCGGCCCCCCAGCCGATGGCTGCGCGCACCGCATGTTTGACCTGATAGAGATCGGCAGTGGTTTTGAACAAAATGGGGTCGGCCACCTGCCCCCCCGTGCCCGCAGCACCGGTGCCGTTGTTCAACGCCGAGAGGGCCACACTCGCCGCTCCTGTGCCGTGCCAGGGGCATGCACTTCCACCACAAGTCCAGAGGCTGGTTCCACCCGCGTTGTAGTCGCCGTCCACAAAGTCGTACTGAAGGGGATGGGTGGGGAAGTCGGCGCTCAGGCTGTTGCCTGCGCTGTCCAGCCAGAAGCCGCCGTCCAGGATGGCGATGCGGGATCTGCGCGGCACGCCTCTGGCGGCCACAAACTGCCAGGCACGCACCACGTTGGCCTTGCTGCCGGTGTCGCCGAACTCGGCCCAGGCAAAGGCGTTGTTGCTGCCCCCCTCGTTGGTTTGCAGGAGCACGGTATCGCCCGGCGCGTCGCCCTGCCCTACGAAGTTGGCGCTCGCGCCCTGTCCACTGGCCAGGGTGCGGGCTACCAGGGCCATCAGCTTGGCCCCGCCCTCGCTGGAAATTTTGAAGGTGCCGCCCAAACCAGCTTTTTCGGCATCGGCCTTGAAGGTGGACACGTCCAGTTTGGTGGGGTCAATCTTGACCAGGTACTCGGTAGGGGTGGTGTACTTGGGCTCGAGGGTGATGCCCGAACCGGGCGGAGGTGTCGGCACCGCGTTGTTGGAGAGCACAGTTCCGCCGTAGCGGGTTAGAAAATCCTGAAGCTCGCCCTGGTTCTTGGGGGAGAAGATCACCTCGTCCAGGACGAAGGTGGCTTTATTGCCCTGGGCGTCCGCCACCGCAGCCAGTGGGCGTGGCCCCTGGGGGCCGTCGGGGATGCTGGCAGGTTCGGGCTGTAGCGTGGGGTCGAGGGTGTAGTTGAAGGTCACGCTCGGGGGGTTGGTGCGCCCGCAAGCGGCCAGCCATACCAGTAGCAGAATCCAGACCAGATGTTTCATGCATGCTCCTTTCAGCTAGCGCAGGCCCTCCAGGGGCCGTTTGAGCTGGGCCTCGAGCCAAGCCACCAGCTCCAGGGGGCTTTCGAACTCGAGCACCTCTCCCGCGCGCTCGAGACGGGCCTGCCAGGGGTGTGTTTCGTCCGGCGGCTGCACGATGAGCCGGTATTCGCGTTTGCTCTCGTCATCATCCACGCCTCACCTCCTTGCGCAGGCCACCTTAGCAGGGGGGGCGTGGCAAGGGCGTGGCAAAACCCAACTTTGTTACAAGGGCTCAGGGACGCTTATTAGTTTTTTGTTCTGAACGACAAAAGCTATCCTTACGAACCGTTTCTAGGAGACTTCGCCAATCTCAACCAGAGGTTCGCCTGCCGCAAATAGCTTCAGGGCACGCTCGAATACCTTCGATAGCACATCTTTGAGGTTCGTGTTGGAAGTGTTACCCAACGTAATCCACAGCACCTGTGGAGGGGGCCCGTGCAGTTCCAAAAAACCAACAAAATCGCTGTCTTTGTTTATTACGATGGCTTGAGCGGCGCGTGCTGCCTCAAAGATCACCCTATCCGTAGCGTCGCGGTAGCCGAGCCGCTGCACAGAATAGGCTTCTAACCCAAACGTTGCCGTCCAGGCTGGGCATGGCCTCGGCGGCTTTGCCGCTACCCTTGGCCATGAGGCCAGCGCAGATGAACCCTATATCCCCGCTCAAACCCTTCCTTTAGCTCTGGATACCCCTCGAGGCTCTCGGCCATCTGCTTGACTCGTGTTTGCAATAACTGCCTGGCTTGCCTGGCTTTTTCCTCTTGACGGAGCTGCTGGTAGGCGCGTACCACTGCAAGGTGCAGCTCGAGCGATTCCAGCATGGCCACACCGGGCGTGCGCAGCAGTTGGACGGCGGTTTGTATGTCCTGTTTTACGGGTTCACCGAGGGCCAGTCGGGCCTGAAGCTGCACCGCCAGCAGCCGTACCTGGAAAGCTGGCAGAGCGGCTTGATGGGCAATGGCCTCGAGGGCTTTTCGGGGTTGGCCCAGCATCAGCCAGGAACGGCCCATTAGCCAGAGTATGCGGTCGTGGTCGTTGTGATCGGCCGCTGTAACCTCCAGCAGGGGAGTTAGACGGGCCAGGGCCTTTTCGGGGTGGTTTTGCATTAGCTCATAACGGGCGAATTGCGCCTCGAGCCAAAGCTCGAGCTCGCCCAGACCCGCAGAATCAATCTCGCTTCGGGCTTGCTCGATCAGGGGTAAGGCGGCGGGGCTGCCCAGATCCAGGTAGTTTTCTGCCAGAGCTATCTGTCGCCGGATTCGAAGCTGGGTCATTCCGAAGCGCTCGGCGATCTCGAGGGCCCCCTCAAAACATTCCAGGGCCTTTCCTAGCTCGCCCTTGGCCCGGTATACCACGCCCAGGTTGTTGAGAAAGATACCCTCCAGGCGTGGGTCTTGCGGTTCGCGGGCCAGGGCCAGCCCACGCTCAAGATGGGGCAGGGCGGCGGCTAGCTGCCCGGACTCGAACAGAAACTTGAACAGGTTAAGCAAGATGCTTCGCTCCAGAACCCGTTCGTTCATAGCCTGAGCCTCGGTACGGGCATGCTCGAGGGTTTGAATGGCCCCCATGGTATCGCCCTGCAAACCCACCAGCAGCCCCTGCCGCGAGCGAGCCTCGAGCTGCCCTGACCGGTAGCCCGATTGCAGATAAAAGTCGAGCGCGGCCCGGGTGTGTTGATGGGCCAAATCCAGATCGCCGCGCTGTAAGGCGCAGGTACAAAGCGCCATGTGAAGTCGCCCCTGCTGCACCAGAGCCGGTGCGTCGGATGATGATGGGAGGGGCG belongs to Calidithermus timidus DSM 17022 and includes:
- a CDS encoding S8/S53 family peptidase; translation: MKHLVWILLLVWLAACGRTNPPSVTFNYTLDPTLQPEPASIPDGPQGPRPLAAVADAQGNKATFVLDEVIFSPKNQGELQDFLTRYGGTVLSNNAVPTPPPGSGITLEPKYTTPTEYLVKIDPTKLDVSTFKADAEKAGLGGTFKISSEGGAKLMALVARTLASGQGASANFVGQGDAPGDTVLLQTNEGGSNNAFAWAEFGDTGSKANVVRAWQFVAARGVPRRSRIAILDGGFWLDSAGNSLSADFPTHPLQYDFVDGDYNAGGTSLWTCGGSACPWHGTGAASVALSALNNGTGAAGTGGQVADPILFKTTADLYQVKHAVRAAIGWGADVISMSFGICNVDPWCDFANVAYEVTGFYNAFEDALAAGRVLVASAGNNGKNANAVPCKLDGVICVGALANNSNSAIGYSNFGPFVDIWAPTNIHAVYRDDTNGPLFLTTFGGTSASAPFIAGIAAMMRAYNPALTSDQVKNILQQTGYNNSPDPKVNYYVNAFAAVLQAAGNFLNPDRLEPNNTPAQASTPTPGTTYDLSLHNGADQDVYRVNAPGYSRVNFIFNYPDGLGKLGLGNGLVKESGCGDTELISDKIEANGRNVIVDVPPGNSLLTLSALARLPYHFSFSQVPFSLDPDALEPNETGNTARNVGQGSYSATLHTSSDVDYYSFTATASSSKPFIFNILSTDIPLTVRIFDGGNNEVFEGSTGPDCSSLPVYTFPAGTATYTVKVSASAGEVGKYAFGLGAFSPPIPPLITIFGSLKLWWINPGDPGDRFLKGVKEGFLFERNVDIRNIQLGGEGLHLNLYNLNGNKVAEGQPFSTPGGGPTGERIDLSSLPAGEYALEVLRTGEFADGSVRLPLVPYNLQLGVGGP
- a CDS encoding DUF5615 family PIN-like protein, with the protein product MASWPRVAAKPPRPCPAWTATFGLEAYSVQRLGYRDATDRVIFEAARAAQAIVINKDSDFVGFLELHGPPPQVLWITLGNTSNTNLKDVLSKVFERALKLFAAGEPLVEIGEVS